The proteins below come from a single Vidua chalybeata isolate OUT-0048 chromosome 1, bVidCha1 merged haplotype, whole genome shotgun sequence genomic window:
- the TIGD5 gene encoding tigger transposable element-derived protein 5: protein MSLRRAYSIKDKLQAIERVKKGERQASVCRAFGVPGGTLRGWLKDEAKLRWFLEQLGGEVGTQRKKMRLANEEEIDRAVYAWFLALRQHGVPLSGPLIQAQAEAFARQIYGPECTFKASHGWFWRWQKRHGISSQRIYGEGGLPAEPERAPATRAEVLPDAGGYGDEQIYNANITRLFWKLLPGAGITARRPARGERVTVLLAANLTGSHKLKPLVVGGLRDPASLRHHNQEKFPACYRYSPEARLAPALLRAWFFEDFVPGVKRYLRRSCLQQKAVLLLSSAPSRSGAGAEDSPPLQTPDGSIRALFLSKGASGSGPAGAGGRIPAPLEQGVVSAFKQLYKRELLRLAVSCGGPGSPADFVRSFLLKDMLYLAGLSWDLIPPGSIEKCWLLGLRAAFEPQPGEEEHGDPPGGEEGRGDSKVFSDLTHLAALAFKRLAPEEVSDWLHLDDAAPGAEENDDGEEDAEEEGTEGCGAEEDEEEAAGGKRVGEGGDPLLPTAREAIQGLETALRWLEGQDPREVGPLKLVQLRSLISMAQRLRRGRSPQS, encoded by the coding sequence ATGTCGCTTCGCCGCGCCTACTCCATCAAGGACAAGCTCCAGGCCATCGAGAGGGTGAAGAAGGGCGAGCGCCAGGCGTCGGTGTGCCGGGCTTTTGGGGTGCCGGGGGGCACGCTCCGGGGGTGGCTGAAGGACGAGGCGAAGCTCCGCTGGTTCCTGGAGCAGCTCGGCGGCGAGGTGGGCACCCAGCGCAAGAAGATGCGCTTGGCCAACGAGGAGGAGATCGACCGCGCCGTCTACGCCTGGTTCCTCGCCCTGCGCCAGCACGGCGTGCCGCTCTCCGGACCCCTTATCCAGGCGCAGGCGGAAGCCTTCGCCCGGCAGATCTACGGGCCCGAATGCACCTTCAAGGCGAGCCACGGCTGGTTCTGGCGCTGGCAGAAGCGCCACGGCATCTCCAGCCAACGCATCTACGGCGAGGGCGGCCTCCCCGCCGAGCCCGAGCGCGCCCCGGCCACCCGCGCCGAGGTCCTGCCCGATGCCGGCGGCTACGGGGATGAGCAGATCTACAACGCCAACATCACCAGGCTCTTCTGGAAGCTTCTTCCCGGTGCCGGAATCACGGCAAGGCGTCCGGCCCGCGGCGAGCGCGTCACGGTGCTGCTGGCCGCCAACTTGACCGGCTCCCACAAACTCAAGCCCTTGGTGGTCGGGGGTCTCCGCGATCCCGCCAGCCTCCGGCATCACAACCAGGAGAAATTCCCGGCTTGCTACCGCTACAGCCCCGAGGCCCGGCTGGCGCCGGCGCTTCTGCGGGCTTGGTTCTTCGAGGACTTCGTGCCGGGGGTCAAGCGGTACCTGCGGcggagctgcctgcagcagaaggccgtgctgctgctcagctccgCTCCGTCCCGCTCGGGAGCGGGGGCTGAGGATTCTCCACCGCTCCAGACTCCGGATGGGTCCATCCGCGCGCTCTTCCTCTCCAAGGGTGCCTCCGGGAGTGGCCCGGCTGGAGCAGGAGGCCGAATCCCGGCGCCGCTGGAGCAAGGGGTGGTGTCGGCCTTCAAGCAGCTCTACAAGCGGGAACTGCTGCGCTTGGCCGTGTCCTGCGGCGGCCCCGGCAGTCCCGCGGACTTCGTGCGCTCCTTCCTCCTCAAGGACATGTTGTACCTGGCTGGCCTCTCTTGGGATCTCATCCCGCCCGGATCCATCGagaagtgctggctgctggggctgcgCGCCGCCTTCGAGCCCCAGCCCGGCGAGGAAGAGCACGGGGACCCCCCgggaggggaggaaggcagaggggacagcaagGTCTTCAGTGACCTGACCCACCTGGCCGCCTTGGCCTTCAAGCGCTTGGCTCCCGAGGAAGTGTCCGACTGGTTGCACTTGGATGACGCAGCTCCAGGTGCGGAGGAGAACGATGACGGCGAGGAGGACGCCGAGGAGGAAGGCACCGAGGGCTGCGGGgcggaagaggatgaggaggaagcagctggtGGCAAAAGGGTTGGGGAAGGGGGAGACCCTTTGCTGCCCACGGCTCGGGAAGCCATCCAGGGTCTGGAGACGGCGCTGCGctggctggagggacaggacccccGGGAAGTGGGGCCGCTGAAGCTGGTGCAGCTCCGCTCCCTCATCTCCATGGCCCAGCGGCTGCGCCGCGGCCGCAGCCCCCAATCCTAG
- the PYCR3 gene encoding pyrroline-5-carboxylate reductase 3 produces the protein MEASELWVGFVGAGRMAGGLVRGLLQAGKVPASNVLASAPSDKNLDAWRELGCRTTHCNLEVVHRSTLVFLATKPHILPGVLEEIRPAVGSHHVVVSLVAGVTIQTLQRLLPPWTKVLRIMPNLPCVVQAGAMVFSRGSNAGDEEAALLKSLLSSCGLCEEVPESYIDIHTGLSGSGVAYVYLFAEALAEGAVKMGMPGALASRIAAQTLLGAAKMLLETGEHPAKLRGDVCTPGGTTIYALHQLEKGALRATVMDAVEAATNRACDMAKD, from the exons ATGGAGGCGTCCGAGCTCTGGGTCGGGTTCGTGGGCGCCGGGCGCATGGCCGGGGGACTCGTCCGGGGGCTGCTGCAGGCGG GGAAAGTTCCAGCCAGCAACGTCCTGGCCAGCGCTCCCTCGGACAAAAACCTGGATGCTTGGCGG GAGTTGGGCTGCCGGACCACGCACTGCAACTTGGAAGTGGTGCACAGGAGCACCCTGGTCTTCCTGGCCACCAAACCTCACATCCTGCCGGGTGTCCTGGAGGAGATCCGTCCTGCTGTGGGGTCCCACCACGTCGTCGTGTCACTGGTGGCCGGCGTCACCATCCAGACGCTGCAGCGG ctcctcccgcCCTGGACCAAAGTGCTGCGGATCATGCCCAACCTGCCCTGCGTGGTGCAGGCAGGGGCCATGGTCTTCTCCCGGGGCAGCAACGCGGGTGACGAGGAAGCCGCGCTCCTCAAGAGCCTCCTGTCCTCCTGCGGCCTCTGCGAGGAGGTCCCCGAATCCTACATCGACATCCACACCGGGCTCAGCGGCAGCGGCGTGGCCTAC GTGTACCTGTTTGCCGAGGCGCTGGCCGAGGGCGCGGTGAAGATGGGAATGCCGGGCGCCTTGGCCAGCAGGATCGCGGCGCAGACGCTGCTG GGTGCAGCGAAGATGCTGCTGGAGACGGGGGAGCACCCGGCCAAGCTGCGGGGGGACGTCTGCACGCCCGGGGGCACCACGATCTACGCCCTGCaccagctggagaagggagcGCTCCGGGCCACCGTCATGGATGCCGTGGAGGCGGCCACCAACCGGGCGTGTGACATGGCCAAGGACTAG
- the LOC128789002 gene encoding uncharacterized protein LOC128789002 isoform X2 has product MSMAGFSLPSFLHRTPSIPIMLLQSSRAVLLLCATAGFLGWLGLAALSEKEQLWETWMRLALDETPVAQLVQDIAHRMGNVSSRGAAELRGGHQVVPSNLHQEQERPQDVRPQPDNILVLQEVMEKLRRVNQSLELMLTALEDARSRLEKHLEHLKAIPDLGGQSQSATSSCVPYGSYFTLLVLPLVPASFRAIFLLLFLASSALGIPAISTFLVLAAAGHWLLASACRGAGRIRPVVPREEPRYRLTSTPERECDMELLQEELDRMEMSCLRDERPLTPGAAPRGGQGHSRIHRAGVTQPRWPEDNTDLVWGDTGATHGCWEALGAQTLQPKGQHVPVPGAHQGWAAVPEESDSRAGILSHPHHQQ; this is encoded by the exons ATGAGTATGGCGGGCTTTTCCTTACCCTCTTTTCTCCACAGGACCCCCTCCATTCCCATCATGCTGCTCCAAAGCTCccgggctgtgctgctcctctgcgCCACTGCCGGGTTTTTGGGGTGGCTGGGCCTCGCTGCCCTCTCAGAGAAG gagcagctctgggagacTTGGATGAGGTTGGCACTGGATGAGACCCCCGTGGCCCAGCTCGTGCAGGACATCGCCCACCGGATGG GGAATGTGAGCAGCCGTGGGGCTGCGGAGCTCCGGGGAGGGCACCAGGTTGTCCCATCCAACCTCCATCAGGAGCAGGAAAGACCTCAGGACGTTCGTCCCCAACCAG ACAACATCCTGGTCCTTCAGGAAGTGATGGAGAAGCTGCGGAGGGTCAACCAGAGCCTGGAGCTGATGCTGACGGCCTTGGAAGATGCACGAAGCCGGCTGGAaaagcacctggagcacctcaaAGCCATCCCTGACCTGGGTG GTCAGAGCCAAagtgccacctcctcctgcGTCCCATACGGCTCATACTTCACGCTCCTGGTTCTCCCACTGGTGCCGGCGTCATTCCGGGCcatctttctcctcctcttcctcgctTCCAGCGCTCTCGGCATCCCAGCGATCTCCACTTTCCTGGTCCTTGCTGCGGCAG GGCATTGGCTGCTGGCATCTGCCTGCCGTGGTGCCGGAAGGATCCGGCCAGTGGTTCCTCGGGAAGAGCCCCGGTACCGGCTCACCTCCACCCCGGAGAG GGAATGCGATATGGAGCTGCTGCAAGAGGAGCTGGACAGGATGGAGATGAGCTGCCTGCGAGATGAGAG ACCCCTcacacctggagcagccccaaGAGGTGGCCAGGGACATTCCCGAATTCACAGGGCAGGTGTCACCCAACCCCGGTGGCCAGAGGACAACACCGACCTCGTGTGGG GTGACACCGGAGCCACTCATGGATGCTGGGAAGCTCTGGGAGCCCAAACCCTGCAGCCCAAGGGCCAACAT gtccctgtgccaggggctcaccagggctgggcagcgGTGCCGGAAGAAAGCGATTCCCGGGCAGGAATTCTGTCACATCCACACCACCAGCAGTAG
- the LOC128789002 gene encoding uncharacterized protein LOC128789002 isoform X1, which produces MSMAGFSLPSFLHRTPSIPIMLLQSSRAVLLLCATAGFLGWLGLAALSEKEQLWETWMRLALDETPVAQLVQDIAHRMGNVSSRGAAELRGGHQVVPSNLHQEQERPQDVRPQPDNILVLQEVMEKLRRVNQSLELMLTALEDARSRLEKHLEHLKAIPDLGGQSQSATSSCVPYGSYFTLLVLPLVPASFRAIFLLLFLASSALGIPAISTFLVLAAAGHWLLASACRGAGRIRPVVPREEPRYRLTSTPERECDMELLQEELDRMEMSCLRDERCPQDPSHLEQPQEVARDIPEFTGQVSPNPGGQRTTPTSCGVTPEPLMDAGKLWEPKPCSPRANMSLCQGLTRAGQRCRKKAIPGQEFCHIHTTSSSLAMDSSHHF; this is translated from the exons ATGAGTATGGCGGGCTTTTCCTTACCCTCTTTTCTCCACAGGACCCCCTCCATTCCCATCATGCTGCTCCAAAGCTCccgggctgtgctgctcctctgcgCCACTGCCGGGTTTTTGGGGTGGCTGGGCCTCGCTGCCCTCTCAGAGAAG gagcagctctgggagacTTGGATGAGGTTGGCACTGGATGAGACCCCCGTGGCCCAGCTCGTGCAGGACATCGCCCACCGGATGG GGAATGTGAGCAGCCGTGGGGCTGCGGAGCTCCGGGGAGGGCACCAGGTTGTCCCATCCAACCTCCATCAGGAGCAGGAAAGACCTCAGGACGTTCGTCCCCAACCAG ACAACATCCTGGTCCTTCAGGAAGTGATGGAGAAGCTGCGGAGGGTCAACCAGAGCCTGGAGCTGATGCTGACGGCCTTGGAAGATGCACGAAGCCGGCTGGAaaagcacctggagcacctcaaAGCCATCCCTGACCTGGGTG GTCAGAGCCAAagtgccacctcctcctgcGTCCCATACGGCTCATACTTCACGCTCCTGGTTCTCCCACTGGTGCCGGCGTCATTCCGGGCcatctttctcctcctcttcctcgctTCCAGCGCTCTCGGCATCCCAGCGATCTCCACTTTCCTGGTCCTTGCTGCGGCAG GGCATTGGCTGCTGGCATCTGCCTGCCGTGGTGCCGGAAGGATCCGGCCAGTGGTTCCTCGGGAAGAGCCCCGGTACCGGCTCACCTCCACCCCGGAGAG GGAATGCGATATGGAGCTGCTGCAAGAGGAGCTGGACAGGATGGAGATGAGCTGCCTGCGAGATGAGAGGTGCCCACAAG ACCCCTcacacctggagcagccccaaGAGGTGGCCAGGGACATTCCCGAATTCACAGGGCAGGTGTCACCCAACCCCGGTGGCCAGAGGACAACACCGACCTCGTGTGGG GTGACACCGGAGCCACTCATGGATGCTGGGAAGCTCTGGGAGCCCAAACCCTGCAGCCCAAGGGCCAACAT gtccctgtgccaggggctcaccagggctgggcagcgGTGCCGGAAGAAAGCGATTCCCGGGCAGGAATTCTGTCACATCCACACCACCAGCAGTAGCTTGGCCATGGATTCCTCCCACCATTTTTGA
- the GFUS gene encoding GDP-L-fucose synthase isoform X1 yields the protein MTEVTKRILVTGGTGLVGRAIEKVVADGEGRPDEEWIFVSSRDADLTSSSETKALFERHKPTHVIHLAAMVGGLFKNIRSNLDFWRTNIHINDNVLHSAHESGVQKVVSCLSTCIFPDKTTYPIDETMIHNGPPHSSNFGYSYAKRMIDVQNRGYSEQHGRRFTAVIPTNVFGPHDNFNIEDGHVLPGLIHKRWLWWSWLLPPSESGSALTVWGTGKPRRQFIYSLDLARLFLWVLREYDEVEPIILSVGEEDEVSIQEAAEAIAEAMEFRGELVFDATKSDGQFKKTASNAKLRRYLPGFQFTPFRKAVKETCAWFNANYANARK from the exons ATGACGGAGGTGACCAAGCGCATCCTGGTGACAGGTGGCACCGGCCTGGTGGGCAGAGCCATCGAGAAGGTGGTGGCCGATGGAGAGGGGCGGCCGGACGAGGAGTGGATCTTCGTGTCCTCCCGAGACGCCGACTTGAC GAGCAGCTCCGAGACCAAAGCCCTGTTTGAGAGGCACAAGCCCACCCACGTCATCCACCTGGCCGCCATGGTCGGAGGCCTTTTCAAAAACATCCGCTCCAACCTGGATTTTTGG AGGACAAACATCCACATCAATGACAACGTCCTGCACTCGGCCCACGAGTCAGGGGTGCAGAAGGTGGTCTCCTGCCTCTCCACCTGCATCTTCCCGGACAAGACCACCTACCCCATTGACGAGACCATG ATCCACAACGGGCCGCCTCATAGCTCCAACTTTGGCTACTCCTACGCCAAGAGGATGATTGATGTCCAAAACAG GGGTTATTCCGAGCAGCATGGCCGACGCTTCACCGCCGTCATTCCCACCAACGTCTTCGGGCCGCACGACAACTTCAACATCGAGGACGGCCACGTCCTGCCGGGGCTCATCCACAAG AGGTGGCTCTGGTGGTCATGGCTCCTTCCTCCTTCAGAGTCCGGCTCTGCTCTGACCGTCTGGGGAACGGGCAAGCCCAGGAGACAGTTCATCTATTCCCTG GACCTGGCCCGACTTTTCCTTTGGGTCCTGCGGGAATACGATGAGGTGGAACCAATCATTTTGTCAG TGGGAGAAGAAGATGAAGTCTCCATCCAGGAAGCGGCAGAGGCCATCGCGGAGGCCATGGAATTCAGGGGAGAGCTCGTT TTTGACGCCACCAAGTCCGATGGGCAGTTCAAGAAGACGGCCAGCAATGCCAAGCTCCGGCGGTACCTGCCCGGATTCCAGTTCACACCTTTCAGGAAAG ccGTGAAGGAAACCTGTGCCTGGTTCAACGCCAACTATGCCAACGCCAGGAAGTGA
- the GFUS gene encoding GDP-L-fucose synthase isoform X4: MTEVTKRILVTGGTGLVGRAIEKVVADGEGRPDEEWIFVSSRDADLTSSSETKALFERHKPTHVIHLAAMVGGLFKNIRSNLDFWRTNIHINDNVLHSAHESGVQKVVSCLSTCIFPDKTTYPIDETMGLFRAAWPTLHRRHSHQRLRAARQLQHRGRPRPAGAHPQESGSALTVWGTGKPRRQFIYSLDLARLFLWVLREYDEVEPIILSVGEEDEVSIQEAAEAIAEAMEFRGELVFDATKSDGQFKKTASNAKLRRYLPGFQFTPFRKAVKETCAWFNANYANARK, encoded by the exons ATGACGGAGGTGACCAAGCGCATCCTGGTGACAGGTGGCACCGGCCTGGTGGGCAGAGCCATCGAGAAGGTGGTGGCCGATGGAGAGGGGCGGCCGGACGAGGAGTGGATCTTCGTGTCCTCCCGAGACGCCGACTTGAC GAGCAGCTCCGAGACCAAAGCCCTGTTTGAGAGGCACAAGCCCACCCACGTCATCCACCTGGCCGCCATGGTCGGAGGCCTTTTCAAAAACATCCGCTCCAACCTGGATTTTTGG AGGACAAACATCCACATCAATGACAACGTCCTGCACTCGGCCCACGAGTCAGGGGTGCAGAAGGTGGTCTCCTGCCTCTCCACCTGCATCTTCCCGGACAAGACCACCTACCCCATTGACGAGACCATG GGGTTATTCCGAGCAGCATGGCCGACGCTTCACCGCCGTCATTCCCACCAACGTCTTCGGGCCGCACGACAACTTCAACATCGAGGACGGCCACGTCCTGCCGGGGCTCATCCACAAG AGTCCGGCTCTGCTCTGACCGTCTGGGGAACGGGCAAGCCCAGGAGACAGTTCATCTATTCCCTG GACCTGGCCCGACTTTTCCTTTGGGTCCTGCGGGAATACGATGAGGTGGAACCAATCATTTTGTCAG TGGGAGAAGAAGATGAAGTCTCCATCCAGGAAGCGGCAGAGGCCATCGCGGAGGCCATGGAATTCAGGGGAGAGCTCGTT TTTGACGCCACCAAGTCCGATGGGCAGTTCAAGAAGACGGCCAGCAATGCCAAGCTCCGGCGGTACCTGCCCGGATTCCAGTTCACACCTTTCAGGAAAG ccGTGAAGGAAACCTGTGCCTGGTTCAACGCCAACTATGCCAACGCCAGGAAGTGA
- the GFUS gene encoding GDP-L-fucose synthase isoform X2: protein MTEVTKRILVTGGTGLVGRAIEKVVADGEGRPDEEWIFVSSRDADLTSSSETKALFERHKPTHVIHLAAMVGGLFKNIRSNLDFWRTNIHINDNVLHSAHESGVQKVVSCLSTCIFPDKTTYPIDETMIHNGPPHSSNFGYSYAKRMIDVQNRGYSEQHGRRFTAVIPTNVFGPHDNFNIEDGHVLPGLIHKVYLAKQSGSALTVWGTGKPRRQFIYSLDLARLFLWVLREYDEVEPIILSVGEEDEVSIQEAAEAIAEAMEFRGELVFDATKSDGQFKKTASNAKLRRYLPGFQFTPFRKAVKETCAWFNANYANARK from the exons ATGACGGAGGTGACCAAGCGCATCCTGGTGACAGGTGGCACCGGCCTGGTGGGCAGAGCCATCGAGAAGGTGGTGGCCGATGGAGAGGGGCGGCCGGACGAGGAGTGGATCTTCGTGTCCTCCCGAGACGCCGACTTGAC GAGCAGCTCCGAGACCAAAGCCCTGTTTGAGAGGCACAAGCCCACCCACGTCATCCACCTGGCCGCCATGGTCGGAGGCCTTTTCAAAAACATCCGCTCCAACCTGGATTTTTGG AGGACAAACATCCACATCAATGACAACGTCCTGCACTCGGCCCACGAGTCAGGGGTGCAGAAGGTGGTCTCCTGCCTCTCCACCTGCATCTTCCCGGACAAGACCACCTACCCCATTGACGAGACCATG ATCCACAACGGGCCGCCTCATAGCTCCAACTTTGGCTACTCCTACGCCAAGAGGATGATTGATGTCCAAAACAG GGGTTATTCCGAGCAGCATGGCCGACGCTTCACCGCCGTCATTCCCACCAACGTCTTCGGGCCGCACGACAACTTCAACATCGAGGACGGCCACGTCCTGCCGGGGCTCATCCACAAGGTCTACCTGGCCAAAC AGTCCGGCTCTGCTCTGACCGTCTGGGGAACGGGCAAGCCCAGGAGACAGTTCATCTATTCCCTG GACCTGGCCCGACTTTTCCTTTGGGTCCTGCGGGAATACGATGAGGTGGAACCAATCATTTTGTCAG TGGGAGAAGAAGATGAAGTCTCCATCCAGGAAGCGGCAGAGGCCATCGCGGAGGCCATGGAATTCAGGGGAGAGCTCGTT TTTGACGCCACCAAGTCCGATGGGCAGTTCAAGAAGACGGCCAGCAATGCCAAGCTCCGGCGGTACCTGCCCGGATTCCAGTTCACACCTTTCAGGAAAG ccGTGAAGGAAACCTGTGCCTGGTTCAACGCCAACTATGCCAACGCCAGGAAGTGA
- the GFUS gene encoding GDP-L-fucose synthase isoform X3, with product MTEVTKRILVTGGTGLVGRAIEKVVADGEGRPDEEWIFVSSRDADLTSSSETKALFERHKPTHVIHLAAMVGGLFKNIRSNLDFWRTNIHINDNVLHSAHESGVQKVVSCLSTCIFPDKTTYPIDETMIHNGPPHSSNFGYSYAKRMIDVQNRGYSEQHGRRFTAVIPTNVFGPHDNFNIEDGHVLPGLIHKRWLWWSWLLPPSESGSALTVWGTGKPRRQFIYSLDLARLFLWVLREYDEVEPIILSVGEEDEVSIQEAAEAIAEAMEFRGELVVSFTKV from the exons ATGACGGAGGTGACCAAGCGCATCCTGGTGACAGGTGGCACCGGCCTGGTGGGCAGAGCCATCGAGAAGGTGGTGGCCGATGGAGAGGGGCGGCCGGACGAGGAGTGGATCTTCGTGTCCTCCCGAGACGCCGACTTGAC GAGCAGCTCCGAGACCAAAGCCCTGTTTGAGAGGCACAAGCCCACCCACGTCATCCACCTGGCCGCCATGGTCGGAGGCCTTTTCAAAAACATCCGCTCCAACCTGGATTTTTGG AGGACAAACATCCACATCAATGACAACGTCCTGCACTCGGCCCACGAGTCAGGGGTGCAGAAGGTGGTCTCCTGCCTCTCCACCTGCATCTTCCCGGACAAGACCACCTACCCCATTGACGAGACCATG ATCCACAACGGGCCGCCTCATAGCTCCAACTTTGGCTACTCCTACGCCAAGAGGATGATTGATGTCCAAAACAG GGGTTATTCCGAGCAGCATGGCCGACGCTTCACCGCCGTCATTCCCACCAACGTCTTCGGGCCGCACGACAACTTCAACATCGAGGACGGCCACGTCCTGCCGGGGCTCATCCACAAG AGGTGGCTCTGGTGGTCATGGCTCCTTCCTCCTTCAGAGTCCGGCTCTGCTCTGACCGTCTGGGGAACGGGCAAGCCCAGGAGACAGTTCATCTATTCCCTG GACCTGGCCCGACTTTTCCTTTGGGTCCTGCGGGAATACGATGAGGTGGAACCAATCATTTTGTCAG TGGGAGAAGAAGATGAAGTCTCCATCCAGGAAGCGGCAGAGGCCATCGCGGAGGCCATGGAATTCAGGGGAGAGCTCGTTGTATCCTTCACAAAAG TTTGA